One stretch of Amycolatopsis sp. NBC_00345 DNA includes these proteins:
- a CDS encoding MFS transporter, whose amino-acid sequence MSEETAEKPPVDERTVRRAVLASAMGNATEWYDYGVFTSGAIATAIGTVFFPGEGNAVLKSLALVAVGFIVRPFGGAFFGPLGDKLGRQKVLAITILLMSGCTFLVGCLPTYAGGYSIGIGAPIAILLLRLIQGFSTGGEYGGAATFIAEYAPTKRRGFFGSFLELGTLAGYVLGNVVVLAVTLSLSSDQVESWGWRIPFFIALPLGMVGLYLRSKLEDTPEFRRLEASGNKPAKAPLKEIFTRNWRMVMNLIGIVLLLNIADYMLLTTMPTYFTNTLKINDNTSTLIIIGVEIVQMAIILPLGALSDRIGRKPLLLTAAIGFIVLSWPSIKLMQSGSILWLIIGFLIVAILLVLMLAVIGSTFPAMFPTRVRYGSFAIGYNISTSLFGGTCGVVVTALIQSTGNKDWPAYYLIAAALIAIIPIIKIPETSQVPIEDIDTADTGGKLTGAAR is encoded by the coding sequence ATGAGTGAGGAAACGGCGGAGAAACCACCGGTCGACGAGAGAACTGTCCGGCGCGCGGTGCTCGCGTCCGCGATGGGTAACGCGACCGAGTGGTACGACTACGGCGTCTTCACCTCCGGGGCCATCGCGACCGCGATCGGCACCGTGTTCTTCCCCGGCGAGGGCAACGCGGTGCTGAAATCGCTCGCGCTGGTCGCGGTCGGGTTCATCGTGCGGCCGTTCGGCGGGGCCTTCTTCGGCCCGCTGGGGGACAAGCTGGGCCGGCAGAAGGTACTGGCGATCACGATCCTGCTGATGTCGGGCTGCACCTTCCTGGTCGGCTGCCTGCCGACGTACGCGGGCGGGTACAGCATCGGCATCGGCGCGCCGATCGCCATCCTGTTGCTGAGGCTGATCCAGGGCTTCTCCACCGGCGGTGAGTACGGCGGCGCGGCCACCTTCATCGCCGAGTACGCGCCGACCAAGCGCCGGGGCTTCTTCGGCAGCTTCCTGGAGCTGGGCACGCTGGCCGGCTACGTGCTGGGCAACGTCGTGGTGCTCGCGGTGACGCTGTCGCTGTCCTCGGACCAGGTCGAGTCCTGGGGCTGGCGGATCCCGTTCTTCATCGCGCTGCCGCTGGGCATGGTCGGGCTCTACCTGCGGTCGAAGCTGGAGGACACGCCGGAGTTCCGTCGTCTGGAGGCGTCCGGGAACAAGCCGGCGAAGGCACCGTTGAAGGAGATCTTCACCCGCAACTGGCGGATGGTGATGAACCTGATCGGCATCGTGCTGCTGCTGAACATCGCGGACTACATGCTGCTGACCACGATGCCGACGTACTTCACGAACACGTTGAAGATCAACGACAACACCTCGACGTTGATCATCATCGGCGTGGAGATCGTGCAGATGGCGATCATCCTGCCGCTGGGCGCGCTGTCCGACCGGATCGGGCGAAAACCGTTGCTGCTCACGGCTGCCATCGGGTTCATCGTGCTGAGCTGGCCGTCGATCAAGCTGATGCAGTCGGGCAGCATCCTGTGGCTGATCATCGGCTTCCTGATCGTCGCGATCCTGCTGGTGCTGATGCTCGCGGTGATCGGCTCGACGTTCCCGGCGATGTTCCCGACGCGGGTGCGTTACGGCTCGTTCGCGATCGGCTACAACATCTCGACGTCGCTGTTCGGCGGCACCTGCGGTGTGGTCGTGACGGCCCTGATCCAGAGCACGGGCAACAAGGATTGGCCGGCGTACTACCTGATAGCCGCCGCGCTGATCGCGATCATCCCGATCATCAAGATCCCGGAGACCTCACAGGTCCCGATCGAGGACATCGACACCGCGGACACCGGCGGCAAGCTGACCGGCGCCGCCCGCTGA
- a CDS encoding SigE family RNA polymerase sigma factor, with translation MNSRSRPTSGPGSPWDGEFARYFGERAHSLRATAYLLCGDWHRAEDITQAAMLKLYLAWPRLSRHDALDAYARKVVLRTFLAENRRSRWKRERLTDEPPEVPAADAETEHDMLVRQALAVLAPRQRAVLVLRYFEDLSVDETAEALRCSTGTVKSQASRGLKTLRQRLGPHFSASALDRAEGR, from the coding sequence GTGAATTCCCGCTCCCGTCCGACGTCCGGGCCGGGCTCGCCGTGGGACGGCGAGTTCGCCCGGTACTTCGGCGAGCGCGCGCACAGCCTGCGGGCCACCGCCTACCTGCTCTGCGGGGACTGGCACCGGGCCGAGGACATCACACAGGCCGCGATGCTCAAGCTCTACCTCGCGTGGCCACGGCTGTCCCGGCACGACGCGCTGGACGCCTACGCCCGCAAGGTCGTGCTGCGCACCTTCCTCGCCGAGAACCGGCGGAGCCGGTGGAAGCGGGAGCGCCTCACCGACGAACCACCCGAAGTCCCGGCGGCCGACGCCGAGACCGAACACGACATGCTGGTACGGCAGGCCCTCGCCGTGCTGGCGCCAAGGCAACGCGCCGTGCTGGTGCTGCGGTACTTCGAGGATCTTTCCGTCGACGAGACGGCGGAGGCACTCCGCTGCAGCACCGGCACGGTGAAGAGCCAGGCGTCGCGAGGCCTGAAGACCCTGCGGCAACGGCTCGGCCCGCATTTCAGCGCCTCGGCGCTCGACCGCGCGGAAGGGAGGTGA
- a CDS encoding arylamine N-acetyltransferase family protein codes for MTTGLAKVRNSGGWGVETVDVDAYLARIGQPRREPSAAALIALTRAHVETFPFENVDVVLEQHQGIGLDVVAGKLVGRPRGGYCYEQAGLFAAVAERLGYEVQRTVARVQPRKDGPYTHMALLVTVEGTRHLVDVGFGAGILVPMPLVDGAVVDQAGWPHRLVEKDGWWVLQKQDGDGWDDLHELDDRVRSRPVDYEVYHHYTSTHPRSPFTGRLVVMRLAEGRFRRLIGRELTETRPDGTAETRTVAPDQLGEVLEGLDIVLTAEELEALLRVY; via the coding sequence ATGACAACGGGACTGGCCAAGGTACGGAACAGCGGTGGCTGGGGCGTCGAAACGGTGGACGTCGACGCCTACCTCGCGCGGATCGGGCAGCCGCGGCGGGAGCCGTCGGCGGCGGCGCTCATCGCGCTGACCAGGGCACACGTCGAGACGTTCCCGTTCGAGAACGTCGACGTGGTGCTCGAACAGCACCAGGGGATCGGGCTGGACGTCGTCGCCGGGAAGCTCGTCGGACGGCCGCGCGGCGGCTACTGCTACGAGCAGGCCGGGCTGTTCGCCGCCGTCGCCGAGCGGCTGGGCTACGAGGTCCAGCGCACGGTCGCGCGCGTGCAGCCGCGCAAGGACGGCCCGTACACCCACATGGCGCTGCTGGTCACGGTCGAGGGCACGCGGCACCTCGTCGACGTCGGCTTCGGGGCCGGGATACTGGTGCCGATGCCGCTGGTGGACGGCGCCGTCGTCGACCAGGCCGGGTGGCCGCACCGGCTGGTCGAGAAGGACGGCTGGTGGGTGCTGCAGAAGCAGGACGGCGACGGCTGGGACGACCTGCACGAGCTGGACGACCGGGTCCGCAGCCGCCCGGTCGACTACGAGGTCTACCACCACTACACCTCGACGCACCCGCGCTCGCCGTTCACCGGGCGGCTGGTGGTGATGCGGCTGGCCGAGGGCCGGTTCCGCCGGCTGATCGGCCGCGAGCTGACCGAAACCCGCCCCGACGGCACCGCCGAGACCCGGACCGTCGCGCCGGACCAGCTCGGCGAAGTCCTCGAAGGGCTCGACATCGTGCTCACCGCGGAGGAGCTGGAAGCGCTGTTGCGCGTCTACTGA
- a CDS encoding cold-shock protein, with translation MAQGTVKWFNAEKGFGFIAQDGGEGDVFVHYSEIEGRGFRTLEENQRVEFEVGQGQKGPQAQKVRAI, from the coding sequence GTGGCGCAAGGCACTGTGAAGTGGTTCAACGCGGAGAAGGGCTTCGGCTTCATCGCGCAGGATGGCGGCGAAGGCGACGTGTTCGTCCACTACTCGGAGATCGAGGGGCGTGGTTTCCGCACTCTCGAAGAGAACCAGCGAGTGGAGTTCGAGGTCGGCCAGGGACAGAAGGGCCCGCAGGCCCAGAAGGTCCGCGCGATCTGA
- a CDS encoding L,D-transpeptidase: MGTSVTFGNFTRRRAGVAVLGLVAALTLGACSSEPTVSASGTSGGGPTQAPPPAAKPAAVTTSPAAGAKDVAPGSPITATVADGTISSVTLTNPDGKQVQGQTAADKKSWSVTEELGYDKTYTWAGQAAGSDGKPVQISGSFTTVKPRRQMAGSLNVGDGQTYGIAMPIALTFPSKVTDKASVEKALSVETTPKTEGSWAWLDGDTSVHWRPKEYFQPNTTVKVNAKIYGVDMGGGTYGRQDLSSSFTIGRSQIVKGNTQEHRMQVIRDGQQVEDFPVSYGLDSDPGRVTHSGTHVVMSKHATYSMNNPKYHYSDVNVPWAVRISNNGEFIHGLAGTISQQGKRNVSHGCLNLSPANAKIYYDSVLPGDPVEITGSTQQLSSKDGDYNDWTYDWASWSKLSALAG; the protein is encoded by the coding sequence ATGGGGACGAGTGTGACTTTCGGAAACTTCACGCGGCGCCGGGCCGGCGTCGCGGTGCTGGGGTTGGTGGCGGCGCTGACGCTCGGGGCGTGCAGCAGCGAACCGACGGTGAGCGCGAGCGGGACGTCGGGCGGTGGGCCCACCCAGGCACCGCCGCCGGCGGCGAAACCGGCCGCCGTCACGACCTCTCCCGCGGCCGGCGCCAAGGACGTGGCGCCGGGCAGCCCGATCACGGCGACCGTCGCGGACGGCACGATCTCGTCGGTCACGCTGACGAACCCCGACGGCAAGCAGGTGCAGGGCCAGACCGCGGCGGACAAGAAGAGCTGGAGCGTCACCGAAGAACTCGGCTACGACAAGACTTACACGTGGGCCGGCCAGGCGGCCGGCAGTGACGGCAAGCCGGTCCAGATCAGCGGTTCCTTCACCACCGTCAAGCCGCGGCGGCAGATGGCGGGCAGCCTGAACGTCGGTGACGGGCAGACGTACGGCATCGCGATGCCGATCGCGCTCACGTTCCCGAGCAAGGTCACCGACAAGGCGTCGGTGGAGAAGGCGCTGTCGGTAGAGACCACGCCGAAGACCGAGGGCTCCTGGGCCTGGCTGGACGGCGACACCTCCGTGCACTGGCGGCCGAAGGAGTACTTCCAGCCGAACACCACGGTGAAGGTCAACGCCAAGATCTACGGCGTCGACATGGGCGGCGGCACCTACGGCCGCCAGGACCTCTCGTCCAGCTTCACCATCGGGCGCTCGCAGATCGTCAAGGGCAACACCCAGGAGCACCGCATGCAGGTGATCCGCGACGGCCAGCAGGTCGAGGACTTCCCGGTCAGCTACGGCCTCGACTCCGACCCGGGCCGCGTCACGCACAGCGGCACGCACGTGGTCATGTCGAAGCACGCGACGTACTCGATGAACAACCCGAAGTACCACTACTCGGACGTCAACGTGCCGTGGGCCGTGCGCATCTCCAACAACGGCGAGTTCATCCACGGCCTGGCCGGCACGATCTCGCAGCAGGGCAAGCGGAACGTCTCGCACGGCTGCCTGAACCTGTCGCCGGCCAACGCGAAGATCTACTACGACAGCGTCCTGCCGGGTGACCCGGTGGAGATCACCGGCAGCACCCAGCAGCTGTCCTCGAAGGACGGCGACTACAACGACTGGACGTACGACTGGGCGTCGTGGAGCAAGCTCTCGGCCCTCGCCGGCTGA
- a CDS encoding nucleobase:cation symporter-2 family protein — translation MTESVPHPVDQRLPTGKLLLLGLQHMAIMYAGSVAVPLIVGSALKLDAATVALLVNADLFVAGLATLVQSIGIGRLLGIRLPVVAGATFTVVNPMILIASQYGLTAVYGAMLVSGVFGLVIAKPFAKMIRFFPPLVSGTLLLVIGISLLGPGTAMIAGHDTGSPDYGSPSHIGLAFGVVALVVLCTRVLRGFGNQLGPLIALVIGLLAAIPLGLTHFGGVAQASWFGLGSPFHFGAPTFPIAAVLSMCVVMLVTFTESTADLIAVGEITGRPATDSDVARGLATDGLSAILGGFMNSFPDTAFAQNVGLVQMTGVRSRWVVAVTGGLLVVMGLVPKVGAFIAAIPEPVVGGVAVVMFATVAAVGVQNLKRVEFSGNHNTFVVAVALGVGLLPAFGLDRFGNSVFFQHFPAWLQTICGSPITVTAVLAFVLNLLFNHLGRRSEPDLLAAP, via the coding sequence ATGACCGAATCCGTCCCGCACCCGGTGGACCAGCGGCTGCCCACCGGGAAGCTGCTCCTGCTCGGCCTGCAGCACATGGCGATCATGTACGCCGGCTCCGTCGCCGTGCCGTTGATCGTCGGCAGCGCGCTGAAGCTCGACGCCGCGACCGTCGCCCTGCTCGTGAACGCCGACCTGTTCGTGGCCGGCCTCGCGACGCTGGTCCAGTCCATCGGGATCGGCAGGCTGCTCGGCATCCGGCTGCCGGTGGTGGCGGGCGCGACGTTCACCGTCGTGAACCCGATGATCCTGATCGCCTCGCAGTACGGGCTCACCGCGGTTTACGGCGCGATGCTCGTCTCCGGGGTGTTCGGGCTGGTGATCGCGAAGCCGTTCGCGAAGATGATCCGGTTCTTCCCGCCGCTCGTGTCCGGCACGTTGCTGCTGGTCATCGGTATCTCGCTGCTCGGCCCGGGCACGGCGATGATCGCCGGGCACGACACCGGATCCCCCGACTACGGCTCGCCCTCGCACATCGGGCTGGCGTTCGGCGTGGTGGCGCTGGTGGTGCTGTGCACGCGGGTGCTGCGCGGGTTCGGCAACCAGCTCGGCCCGCTGATCGCGCTCGTGATCGGGCTGCTGGCCGCGATTCCGCTGGGGCTGACGCACTTCGGCGGCGTCGCGCAGGCGAGCTGGTTCGGGCTCGGGTCGCCGTTCCACTTCGGCGCGCCGACGTTCCCGATCGCCGCGGTGCTGTCGATGTGCGTGGTGATGCTGGTGACGTTCACCGAGTCCACCGCGGACCTGATCGCCGTCGGCGAGATCACCGGGCGGCCGGCGACCGACTCCGACGTCGCGCGCGGCCTGGCCACCGACGGCCTGTCCGCGATCCTCGGCGGCTTCATGAACTCGTTCCCCGACACGGCTTTCGCGCAGAACGTCGGCCTGGTGCAGATGACCGGCGTACGCAGCCGCTGGGTGGTCGCGGTGACCGGCGGCCTGCTCGTGGTGATGGGGCTGGTGCCGAAGGTCGGCGCGTTCATCGCGGCCATTCCGGAGCCGGTGGTCGGCGGCGTCGCGGTGGTGATGTTCGCGACGGTCGCCGCGGTCGGCGTGCAGAACCTGAAGCGGGTCGAGTTCTCGGGCAACCACAACACTTTTGTCGTCGCCGTGGCGCTGGGTGTCGGGCTGCTGCCGGCGTTCGGGCTGGACCGCTTCGGCAACTCGGTCTTCTTCCAGCACTTCCCCGCGTGGCTGCAGACGATCTGCGGCAGCCCGATCACGGTGACGGCGGTGCTGGCCTTCGTGCTGAACCTGCTCTTCAACCACCTCGGCCGGCGCTCGGAGCCGGACCTGCTGGCGGCGCCGTGA
- a CDS encoding rhomboid-like protein, whose product MTSEPGTMLLRAPQPVPLRTRWSVWFQWVPTPRSTPFTFGYLVVLLGTTLLMRFADPTLIDKLLLLSSTDAHNLWRRPLTSLLTSALWLADGGWLTYAAIFTVLVAPLERRFGAGRTALVFFSGHVLATLATELPVMALISSGALPRSAGNWLDIGVSYGFFTTAGALVFLLRGRLRIAALVVLELFIALIYVTDDPSSLESIVTVLGHLCAAHFGFFFWGTRLRRGRRPSPPAPPVARPELVGAGAET is encoded by the coding sequence ATGACCAGCGAGCCTGGAACCATGCTGCTGCGCGCCCCCCAGCCGGTTCCCCTGCGAACGCGCTGGTCCGTCTGGTTCCAGTGGGTGCCCACTCCGCGCAGCACCCCGTTCACTTTCGGCTACCTGGTGGTCCTGCTCGGCACCACGCTCCTGATGCGCTTCGCCGACCCGACCCTGATCGACAAGCTCCTGCTGCTCTCCAGCACCGACGCGCACAACCTGTGGCGCCGTCCGCTGACCTCGCTGCTGACCAGCGCGTTGTGGCTGGCCGACGGCGGCTGGCTCACCTACGCCGCCATCTTCACCGTCCTCGTCGCGCCGCTCGAACGCCGTTTCGGCGCGGGCCGGACCGCGCTGGTGTTCTTCAGTGGCCACGTACTGGCCACGCTCGCCACCGAGCTGCCGGTGATGGCCCTGATCAGCAGCGGGGCGCTGCCGAGGTCCGCGGGCAACTGGCTCGACATCGGCGTCAGCTACGGCTTCTTCACCACGGCGGGCGCGCTCGTCTTCCTGCTGCGCGGCCGGCTGCGGATCGCCGCGCTGGTGGTGCTGGAGCTGTTCATCGCGCTGATCTACGTCACCGACGACCCGAGCAGCCTGGAATCCATCGTGACGGTGCTCGGCCATCTCTGCGCGGCCCACTTCGGTTTCTTCTTCTGGGGCACCCGGCTGCGCCGCGGCCGACGGCCCAGCCCGCCCGCCCCGCCCGTCGCCCGGCCCGAGCTGGTCGGGGCCGGCGCGGAAACATGA
- a CDS encoding sensor domain-containing protein, translated as MEAEAATAGEPAGDAAATALRARLAGLAPVDDTGVIFSFDATSTTLTWLPGLDTVLGMPGSPGEDLCEQLLALLRPLTANLPAVVPGRDFELEQSLETAVGQPRRIRLRARTVGEHSRTTGLLGVAYAVPDEPPGKSELAELADRYRVLVELSPDAICVHEGGFVNYLNRAALDLLGAGSAAEVVGRPFTDFLADGSAERLLGGALALTEPGAGTGPVEAVLKRVDGSKLAVETVTVRTSDERTPSFQVVVRDVTGRRAAADALRTQAALVTHVSDAIIATTGSGVVTSWNPAAESVYGWSAAEATGRPAAELVGAELDPEAVLSAGGVVEQAHRNRVGTVLSVRVSAAEMNDGYVLVCADETARRRAEERYRTVVGALDEGVMVMGPTGRLESANPAASRILGLTPADMIGVPSTMLILFDEAGAQIPDEDLPSVRTRRTGATQNGRVARWRRPDGRDVWISVTSRLLDPVDATGATAVVSFTDITERRAISARLAHDATHDPLTRLANRTLVLDRLDRRSHCQASTVLFLDLDKFKVINDSLGHSVGDQVLRIIGERLRRAAGADDVVGRLGGDEFVVVTQAATEDGEVRALAGHVRAVLAEPIVVHGRQLHLDASIGVVLVGPDDQRSAEDLLRDADVAMYQAKALGGGRFELFDVALRERMQRRLRLEQDLRDAVHNGQLWPAYQPVVDLRTGEMVAVEALLRWTHPKHGEISPVEFIPLAEESELINVIGKFVLRCTTRELARLRAERGLDLNLKVNLSVRQLDDPGLVPAVRDVLATTGLPPGSLCLEITESALMRDEAAAAEVLASLRALGVLLAIDDFGTGYSSLAQLRRLTLDTLKIDRSFITGIAESRDAAAIVTSIIAMAHAVDLTVVAEGVETAEELALLRELDCDQAQGYHLGRPASAAELFQ; from the coding sequence ATGGAGGCCGAAGCCGCCACCGCGGGCGAACCGGCGGGTGACGCCGCGGCAACGGCTTTGCGGGCGCGGCTGGCCGGGCTGGCCCCGGTGGACGACACCGGCGTGATCTTCTCCTTCGACGCCACCAGCACCACCCTCACCTGGCTGCCCGGCCTCGACACCGTGCTGGGCATGCCCGGCTCCCCCGGCGAAGACCTGTGCGAACAGCTGCTCGCCCTGCTCCGCCCGCTCACCGCGAACCTGCCCGCCGTCGTCCCCGGCCGGGACTTCGAGCTGGAGCAATCGCTGGAGACCGCCGTCGGGCAGCCGCGCCGGATCCGGCTGCGGGCGCGCACCGTCGGCGAGCACTCCCGCACCACCGGCCTGCTGGGCGTCGCCTACGCGGTGCCGGACGAGCCGCCGGGCAAGTCGGAGCTGGCCGAACTGGCCGACCGGTACCGCGTGCTCGTGGAGCTGAGCCCGGACGCGATCTGCGTGCACGAGGGCGGGTTCGTCAACTACCTGAACCGCGCGGCGCTCGACCTGCTCGGCGCGGGTTCGGCGGCGGAGGTCGTCGGGCGCCCGTTCACCGACTTCCTCGCCGACGGCTCGGCCGAGCGGCTGCTCGGCGGGGCACTGGCGCTCACCGAGCCGGGCGCCGGGACCGGGCCGGTCGAGGCCGTGCTCAAGCGCGTCGACGGCAGCAAGCTCGCCGTGGAGACGGTCACCGTGCGGACCAGCGACGAGCGCACGCCGTCGTTCCAGGTCGTGGTCCGCGACGTGACGGGCCGCCGGGCCGCGGCCGACGCGCTGCGCACGCAGGCCGCGCTGGTGACCCACGTCAGCGACGCCATCATCGCCACCACCGGCTCGGGGGTCGTGACCAGCTGGAACCCGGCCGCCGAGTCCGTGTACGGCTGGTCCGCGGCCGAGGCCACCGGGCGGCCCGCCGCCGAGCTGGTAGGCGCCGAGCTCGACCCCGAAGCCGTGCTGAGCGCGGGCGGCGTGGTCGAGCAGGCGCACCGAAACCGCGTCGGCACGGTCCTCTCGGTCCGCGTTTCCGCAGCTGAGATGAATGACGGCTACGTTCTCGTCTGCGCCGACGAGACGGCCCGCCGCCGCGCCGAGGAGCGCTACCGCACGGTCGTCGGGGCGCTCGACGAGGGCGTGATGGTCATGGGCCCGACCGGGCGGCTCGAGTCGGCCAACCCGGCGGCCAGCCGCATCCTCGGCCTGACCCCGGCGGACATGATCGGTGTCCCGAGCACCATGCTCATCCTCTTCGACGAGGCGGGCGCGCAGATCCCGGACGAGGACCTGCCGTCCGTGCGCACCCGGCGCACCGGCGCCACGCAGAACGGCCGCGTCGCGCGCTGGCGCCGGCCCGACGGCCGCGACGTCTGGATCTCGGTGACCTCCCGCCTGCTCGACCCGGTGGACGCGACGGGCGCGACGGCGGTCGTCTCGTTCACCGACATCACCGAGCGCCGCGCGATCAGCGCGCGCCTCGCGCACGACGCGACGCACGACCCGTTGACCCGCCTGGCGAACCGGACGCTGGTGCTCGACCGGCTGGACCGGCGCAGCCACTGCCAGGCGTCCACGGTGCTGTTCCTCGACCTCGACAAGTTCAAGGTCATCAACGACTCCCTCGGCCACTCCGTCGGCGACCAGGTGCTGCGCATCATCGGCGAGCGGCTGCGGCGCGCCGCGGGCGCCGACGACGTGGTGGGCCGCCTCGGCGGCGACGAGTTCGTGGTCGTCACGCAGGCGGCGACGGAAGACGGCGAGGTGCGGGCGCTGGCCGGGCACGTGCGCGCGGTGCTGGCCGAGCCGATCGTCGTGCACGGCCGCCAGCTGCACCTCGACGCGAGCATCGGCGTCGTGCTGGTCGGCCCGGACGACCAGCGCAGCGCGGAAGACCTGCTGCGTGACGCGGATGTCGCGATGTACCAGGCGAAAGCGCTCGGCGGCGGCCGGTTCGAGCTGTTCGACGTCGCGCTGCGCGAGCGCATGCAACGGCGGCTGCGGCTGGAGCAGGACCTGCGCGACGCCGTCCACAATGGACAGCTGTGGCCCGCGTACCAGCCGGTGGTGGACCTGCGCACGGGCGAGATGGTGGCGGTCGAGGCGCTGCTGCGCTGGACGCACCCGAAACACGGCGAGATCTCACCGGTGGAGTTCATCCCGCTCGCCGAGGAGAGCGAGCTGATCAACGTGATCGGCAAGTTCGTGCTGCGGTGCACCACGCGTGAGCTGGCCCGGCTGCGCGCCGAGCGCGGGCTCGACCTGAACCTGAAGGTCAACCTGTCCGTCCGCCAGCTCGACGACCCCGGCCTGGTGCCCGCGGTCCGCGACGTGCTCGCCACCACGGGTCTGCCGCCGGGCTCGTTGTGCCTGGAGATCACCGAAAGCGCGCTGATGCGTGACGAGGCCGCGGCCGCCGAGGTGCTCGCGTCGCTGCGCGCACTCGGCGTCCTGCTGGCGATCGACGACTTCGGCACCGGCTACTCGTCGCTGGCGCAGCTGCGCCGGCTGACGCTGGACACGCTCAAGATCGACCGCTCGTTCATCACCGGCATCGCCGAATCCCGCGACGCGGCGGCGATCGTCACGAGCATCATCGCGATGGCGCACGCGGTGGACCTGACCGTGGTCGCCGAGGGCGTCGAGACCGCCGAAGAGCTGGCGCTGCTGCGTGAGCTGGACTGCGACCAGGCCCAGGGTTACCACCTGGGCCGGCCGGCCTCGGCTGCCGAGCTGTTTCAGTAG
- a CDS encoding DUF998 domain-containing protein codes for MKAQRGLLWCGVVGSALFIVVFLINDVVKPDYDPVSAAVSEAELGSGGWLQIANFIVSGLLITASAVAVAKTVNRATGVLVALVGAGLALAGVFLSDPVPTDHATWHGMIHNVVGTISSAALIVACFVAARWQATARWRWYSIAVGVAMPLTFAVALVAAETLGIWQRLTNVIGWTWLIVLALRAMRVAATSARAESAIGTGHQSV; via the coding sequence GTGAAAGCTCAGCGTGGGTTGTTGTGGTGCGGTGTCGTGGGATCGGCGTTGTTCATCGTGGTCTTCCTGATCAACGACGTGGTCAAGCCGGACTACGACCCGGTGAGCGCCGCGGTCAGCGAGGCCGAGCTCGGCAGCGGCGGATGGTTGCAGATCGCGAACTTCATCGTGTCCGGGCTGCTCATCACCGCGTCCGCCGTCGCGGTGGCGAAAACGGTGAACCGGGCGACGGGCGTGCTGGTCGCCCTGGTCGGGGCCGGGCTGGCGCTGGCCGGCGTCTTCCTGTCCGATCCGGTGCCGACCGACCACGCGACCTGGCACGGCATGATCCACAACGTGGTGGGGACGATCAGCTCCGCCGCGCTGATCGTCGCCTGTTTCGTGGCCGCTCGCTGGCAGGCCACCGCGCGCTGGCGCTGGTACTCCATCGCGGTCGGCGTCGCCATGCCGTTGACCTTCGCCGTCGCCCTCGTGGCGGCCGAAACCCTCGGCATCTGGCAGCGCCTGACCAATGTGATCGGGTGGACCTGGCTCATCGTGCTGGCGCTGCGCGCGATGCGCGTGGCCGCGACCAGCGCCCGGGCCGAATCGGCGATCGGCACGGGTCACCAGTCTGTGTGA
- a CDS encoding 4-fold beta flower protein, with protein MEPIYDRRGQICAWLDEDALRDLGGRVTAWLHSGSVVSPGSVHKGWYRAGTFRDHVGAVVAWTEASHSAPSKPPHEPMPINPVKAVRPTKPAMPRGPLKPVDASTWSALTWTTYVK; from the coding sequence ATGGAACCGATTTACGACCGCCGCGGCCAGATCTGCGCCTGGCTCGACGAAGACGCCCTGCGCGACCTCGGCGGCCGGGTCACGGCCTGGCTGCACTCGGGCAGCGTCGTGAGCCCGGGTTCGGTGCACAAGGGCTGGTACCGCGCGGGCACCTTCCGCGACCACGTCGGCGCGGTCGTCGCTTGGACCGAGGCTTCGCACAGCGCACCCTCGAAGCCGCCCCACGAGCCGATGCCGATCAACCCGGTGAAGGCCGTGCGCCCGACGAAGCCGGCAATGCCGCGCGGCCCCCTGAAGCCGGTCGACGCGTCGACCTGGTCCGCCCTGACGTGGACCACGTACGTGAAGTGA